AACTGAAAAGAAATTTGAAAGCTTTAGCGATATGCTCGACCATATTTACTACCTAGTAAAATCTTTAGAGAAAAATGCCAATGACGTCACAGATGATGGTAAAGAACAAACTGGGTCTATAACTACATCTTTAGTAAACTATGTTCTCAATAGTGTTATTAACTCAACATATAATAAAGATGAACTTCCTCTTATAAACCCTGTAAGTAAAAAGCTATATATGGAATTTGCTCCTAACTTTTATGGTAAAAGGATTTTAATTTCTCCAATATACTCAAAGGAATACATCAAAGATAATATTGATCCTATTAATAAGAAATTTAATAGATTACTTAACAACCTGAAAAGTAATTTTGATATAGAACCTGACTTTATGATTGCTATCTACAAAAGCTCCATAAACAACTATAATTCAAAATATATAGATTCTTACAACAGAATGATTGATAAACTTAATAATGACTCTGATTTCAGTAAAAACATTTCCAATAAAAATGCTTTAAATCTTTATTTATTAGCTATGTCATCAAAAGACTCCTCATTTAATAGCTTAATAGAGTTTTATAGTACCAACACAAGTCTAATAACTAGTGACTCAAAAGTCGACTCATCTAAGAAAGTAAATAAGCTTCAACAGTTCTATGGAAAAATAACTAAGCTAGGTAAACAGGATAATAAAGATCAAGACATATCATTATGGGCTCCGATAGATAGCCACTTCCACGAAAATGATGAGTATCTAAAATCAAAAAGCTATGTTGAATATAGAGAGATATTCAAAAAATTGAATAATTTAATAAGAGAACATGGTTACTCAGATACTTATAAGGAAATTAAGCAAGGATATAAACCTCTACAAAAAGTTTACTCCGGACTTTCTGAAATAAATAATCCAAACAATAACAACCTATATAAATTACTTAAAAAACATCTAGATATAGCTATTGAAGCGATAAAAACTATAGCTATAAAAGATGCAATAACCAAACTTGATAATACTGTTAATATTGAATATGAATTCATAACTGATCAATTCCCATTCAATAAAAATAGTAATACTTTTGCCACAAATGAAGCAATAACAAAAGATTTTGATAGCAACGGTTATATATACTCAACATTTATAGAGCAACTATCGCCACTATTATCTTATAATAAAACTAACGATAAATGGTATAGTAACGATTTCTCAGCTTCTGAGCAGGTAGATTACTTAAATAAGTTTAACAAAGTATACTTATTGAACAAACTATTATGGGATGACAAAAGAAATCCTCAAGCTATCAAATTTGAGATAACTCCCATACCAAATGAAGATAATGACTATACCTTCTTCAGTATAATTCTCGATAAGCAAAACTATGTAAACTCTCTGAATATAGCATACTCAAATAGTATGGAAATTAGTTACAATTGGAACTCACTTGAATCAACGACTATAACTATAAAATTTGAAGACGGTAGTACAGACCAAATAAGTTACCACGGTAAATGGTCGATACTAAAAGCTATTAAAGATGCTAACTGTGATCAAAATAATATTTGTACTTGGGAAGTTAAACATAACGGTAAAACATACCCTGTAAGTTTTAAAGTCGAATCAAAATTTTTACAAGTATTAGGTTGGCAGAAACAAGGAGATACTAATGTACAATAACTTATTTAAAAAAGCCTTTTTAATATTAATTATAGCTCTAGGACTTAGTAGTTGTGCAAGTGATGGTTTGTATATCAAAAACAATGTCCCTAAAACAAAAGTCGTATTAGAGTCTAAACCTGATAAAAATACCTTTTACTCTGACAACTATCAGTCCATCTCTCAAAGAATATATAATGATAACGTAAAAGTATTAAACCTAAAAACTGGAGAAAATGAAATTCCGTTAAATAAAGATAGTAAAGATTATGCTCTATACTTCATATTGCCGGATAATAACAATATTGAAAACTGGAAGTATATTATTAGCTCTGATTCAGTAAATGAATTTACTATTAAAAATGATAGCAATATAGAAAAAGATTAAGGGAGATAACTCTTATGTCAAAAGCAGATCATATTTTTAATTTAGAAGAACAGGGTTTACTCATAGACATAAAAGATGAGTCAAAAGGCTGTACTACTAAGTTAGAATCCTCAGGAAAAATCTCTCATAACGCAACTGAATCAATTGAATCAACTGCTGACAAGCAAATAATCGACAATGTAAAAGACTCAAAAATTTCAATAACGGAAAAAGAAATATTATTAGCTACGAAAAAATCAAGCATCATGCTTAATGATAGCAAAATTGTGCTAAAAATAGGTAATTCGACTATTGTGCTTGATGACTCGAGTATTTCTATAGAGTCAGGAACAATTAATGTAAAAAGCTCTGCAAACACAAATATTCAAGCTGCACAGAACATCGGCATAAAAGGCTTAAATAATAGTATAAAAGCTGATGTAAGCCTTAATGCAGAAGGTGTAAATGTCAATATCAAAGGAAGTGCTACAGCAAGTATAAAAGGTTCTGCAGCAACAATGGTTGGTTAATGTTTATGGATAGTATTGCTGATAAAGCGCTTAAGCGTTTATTTGAAAATATCAACTTCTACTATGACCAAGAAAGGTCTTTTAGAGTAGACAAGCTTGATAAATGTATCAGCGATATCATTAAACTTGAAAATAAAAAATATTATAAGAAATTTGATATATATAATATTAGGTATCTTATTGAAGATATAAAATATTCAGTAAATCTCAACTTATCTGATATGTCTAAGAGGCTTTATAATCAGATATTAAAAGTTATCGACAATATTTTAGACTCTACTGATACTGAACTTTTTGTTGGCTACTTGAAAGATTTAAGAAAGTTAGTTGATAACTATAAGTTAGTAATTGACAAAGATATAGCTGATAGAAAAAAAATCATAACAAGTAGTAATGATGAATTGGGTACTATTTTTTTAGATGTTACAAAAGATACTAATATAGAAGTTAATACTGATAAGCTTACACAGTTATATACTAAAACCCTAAAAAAACCTGACTCAGATAAACATATAGTTGAGTACGAGACATATTTTAATACACTGAAAACTTTTGTAAAACAGATACAAAGCACAGATAGCTTTCTTCCATTAAGGAAAAATCCCATTTTAAGCTTAATAAATCTTGCTTATATAATTAAAAATGGGATCTTCAAAGTAGATACCTACTTAGCTAGTGACATCATACTTTTAAAAGCTTATTATTCTGCAAATAGTGATATTACTAAACTAAACATTATTAACGAAAGAATAAATACAGATACTCTAAGCACCTCTTTAACATCTCTACAAGAAACACAGCCTTCTGATGAGTTAAAAAAGATTATAGATTTTATCGACCTACAAATTTTTGGCATATCTCGATACTTTAATGATTTTAATTTAGAAAATATTTTCTTTCATAAGACTCATACAACAAACACGCCTAAACT
The genomic region above belongs to Francisella salimarina and contains:
- the iglE gene encoding type VI secretion system lipoprotein IglE; translation: MYNNLFKKAFLILIIALGLSSCASDGLYIKNNVPKTKVVLESKPDKNTFYSDNYQSISQRIYNDNVKVLNLKTGENEIPLNKDSKDYALYFILPDNNNIENWKYIISSDSVNEFTIKNDSNIEKD
- the tssI gene encoding type VI secretion system tip protein TssI/VgrG; this translates as MSKADHIFNLEEQGLLIDIKDESKGCTTKLESSGKISHNATESIESTADKQIIDNVKDSKISITEKEILLATKKSSIMLNDSKIVLKIGNSTIVLDDSSISIESGTINVKSSANTNIQAAQNIGIKGLNNSIKADVSLNAEGVNVNIKGSATASIKGSAATMVG